gagatatacatatatatacacacaaattaACAACCTAGATCTTTACATATAAAAAAGATCAGGTCAGCTCCAACACAGTTGCTACAATGCTGACCTGAAGGATTCCCATGCAGAAGCAAGGAAAAACACCGTCCATTGACTGATCCCAAACCTTGCCCAGGGATTGTGGAGTCTATCTCCCCAGAGAGAGTCAAGAACCTTGACCGGAACGCAATCCTTTGTAGTGTAGAGCGGGAAGACCTGCCTGGAGCACCCCTGAACCAAATGATAGCACCAGCGGTCCTTTCAAACATTCCCTCCGCTGGGATTCTGAGATCGGCGTCCCTGCACAAGGCGAAGCTCTCAGAGGGAAAATGGACTCAAAGAAAGAGGTGGGCGAATAATAGCATTTCCTCATGCGTGTTCCTTGATCTTTGTAGCCAAActggatgcagtgctggggaggctcTCGAGGCCACActgcggctgctgctggcatAGTGCTGCTACGCAGcgttttcccttccctctctgtaGCCCACattctcccttcttttcccgTCTAGTGAGCGCTGGTTCTCTGCCACCAGGTGTGAGCCTCACaagcacagctctctgcaggagAACCTCTTTCACTGTTCATTTTTAAGGATCCATTTGAACCAATGGTGCAGATCCACGTACTGGCTCATTGCCTGGGAGTGGGCAAACGGATCCATCACCAGGTCATGGAAGAGATTGCATGACCTGGCCATTAGGACCTCTGGGGGCAAGCGGATCCCCTCAGGAAGCCTCTGGTTGCCCACAATGAAGTGATTGAGGCGTCTCATTTCCACACACGCGCGCAGGCTCTCGCTGATATCCATCAGCCGCCTCACAAAATGTCTCCTGCGCCACTGTGACACGGGCAAGATGCTCAGGAGGTGCATGACAATGGTCTTGATGGTATAGGTGGAGAAGCCTAAGCCCAGCTGAAGACGAGTGAAGAACTGCAGGCATTTCAGGTGCAAGCTGTCAGGGGGAGCCCGCCTGGCGATGTACCTGAAGAACTTCATCTCGGCCACGGCGTAGCTCTCCGGCCAGATTGTGCTGGAGGTGTGGGCTTGCCTAGGCTGGCTGCTTACAAAGACGTCTGAGTTGCCTTGCCGCACCCCAAACAGCATCTCGATCCGGTAGCTTTCTCTGCCATTGGTCACCTTGAACTGGCAGGAGCGTCTGGGGGGCAGCAGCACTAAATGCCAATGGTGTGACTCACGCAAAGCCGGCCAGATTGCCCTCACCAGCTGGTAGAACCAGCGGGCAGTTTTCTCCACGTCCAGGTAGGAGCCTGTGCACAGGCTATGAAGGAGGCTGGGATCCTGAtgcctcctcagctcctcctcagggTGGTGCAGGAAGCACAGCATGTTCTCACCCTGCCGCTCGCTCGTGCAGGTGCACTCCTGCTGCACGCGGATGCGGAAGTTCCTCAAGCgcctctgccctgcagtgcccagctctagGTGGAAGCTGTGCCCTCGGGGAGGTGTCATGGGTATGAGCACCTGGTACACGACATCCTGCTCACGAGGACTCCAACCTTCGAAGGCACTGCCCACCCCAATGGCTCCTTGCAGCACCGGATAGAAACTGTTGGACAAGACCCGTcgaaaataaattgcaaaatgCTCCATCAGGCTTCTTGTCCACATGCGTCCTTCCTGCAGGTCCCACACAGGCCACTGTATGCGCTCCATTATGATTCTCCCAAAGTTATCGGCACCATCACGGTATTCTTCCACTTGATTTCCAACATCATTGACGTTTGCTGCGTTGGCAGCCTCATTGCCAACTTCATTTGCAGCATCACGTTCTTCATTCGCAGCAGCATTGTCGACATCCTCTGCGTGGCCATCATCACTGTCATCTTCCTCCGCCTCCATGTCACTGTCTCCCTCATCTTCATTTCCAGCGTCTTCTTCATATGCATCCACATTTTCGACTTCCTCTTCATCTACACCATCGTGTCCttctccttgctcctctctcctcaggCTGCCTTTCCTCCACATATACCACAGTGccaagagaaggagcaggagcccagcaggagcccagagctgccagtgctgccaggcagagcagagcaggtctCCCCAGGCCAAGAGACCCTGCTTCACCAGGACCAGCTGCTCCACCTCCCGCTCCAGACGAatcttctcctcttcctggagCTTGGCACGCACCTCCATTCGCAGACGTGTCACCTCGTCCAAGCCATCACCCACGGGCTCTGGGTACTGGACTACACTTTGCAAGAGCAAGAGCCACAATACCCAGGTatccatggtctgcaggaggatgGCGAGAAGGCCTTGAAAGGGGCTGAGAGggaggcagctggcagcagggccgggggaggcagctgggacgGGAATCCCAGGGATCGGGGAGCAGGAAGGACAGGACCCCAGAGAGCTGGCAAGCAGCCAGGCCCGTTCCGCTgcccgagcagcagcagcagcagcccgagcagcagcagcagcagcagcagcagcagcagcagcagcatcacggTGCCCTGCCCAAGGCTGTGCCATGAGGggctgttcctggctgcagggggaaaagCCAGCCCCGGGTGCAGCGTTTCTGCCCCggcccttgtccccagcccagcctccccacCACGTGTGCACTCACCGCTTGCCCAAGCAATACAGGGCCAGCATTACCTGCTGGGGCCTTGCATAGCTGCCCCCATTTGTGACATGGCCCCATGATGTCATGGATGTCACAgtacagcacagccagcccagccccacgctTTGTCCCCACCCCAGCTCACAATGTTGGAGGGGCCCTGGCGTACCGGTTAAGGCAGCCTTTGAGTGAATCTTCTTCAAAGGACCTCTCTTGGCCCTTCTCTTGTCTTTCTGATCAGCTGCCCTCCACTGGCAATCTCATAGATACCCATGTTGGAAGGCACCCTTGAGGATCATGGAGTCTAAGCCTCGACTCCATGCTGAGCTTCAGTTAAATCTCTGAGTCAGTCTTTCTGGAAGTTTAACACTACCCATTCCACTAATCAGCCTGGGCCCaaaatgccacatccacatgacTTTTAATTCTCTCCGAGGGTGGTGACCCAGTCATTTCCCTGGGTAACCTGTTCTCAACCTTGATATCCTTTTTTTGAAAGACTCCAATCTTAAACTCCTGTGGCACAACTTTAGGTATTTTTCTCTGGTCATGTTTGTTCCCTGCACTGATATAATGACCCCACCCTGGTGACAACCTCCCTTGAAGGGAGCTGTAGACAACTATAAGGTCTCCCCGAGGCACTTTTTCTCTGCTGGACGCTTCCACTTCCCTCAGGCCTTCTTCATcacacttgtgctccagactgTTCCTCAGCTCCATTTATCTTCTGTGCATACACTCAAGCACATCCATGTCTTTCTTGTCATGAGGTGATCAAAAGTGGATGCAGGATTTGTCATACAGCCTCACTATTGCCCCATGGGGGAGAACaatcactgctctgctcctgccggCCACACTGCTTCTGGCAGAACCTGGGATGCCATTGGCTTCTTGCCAATTTCATACATGCTAGCCCTATGACTAGAGATAGGGCTTAAAAAAAGCCAATTCTTGCGAAACCACCTTTTGCTGACCCAAAGCACAAATTGATGGCAAAATCTTAGGTCAGGTATCAGCATTTTAGGAGTTTTACAGATTTGGAATGAACATGCAACCAGCCAGTGTGGTGTAGCCCTCTCCTGCACTGTGGTGACACACTCATCTGAAGCTGTGGGCTGTTCCCTCCCTCATTCcatgccagcagtgccacaggccAGGGTTCTCGCACCTGGAGGATGAACATCAGACAGGGACAGTTTGGTTTTCTGTGGTCTCACCAAGACCCTTCCATGCACATCTGCAGAGTTTAATTCCAGCACCTGAGGTTCACCCTATGACCAATAAGGAGAGCAACACAACTCAGTTCTTCcatcaaattattttatatagcATTACACAAGGATTGTCACTTAAAATACAGGCAGAAATTTTCAAGTAGTCCTTTCATGTCTTCATCATGTTCTAGCACCTATATTGGCATGTTATTATCAGCCAGGatgagagcagagggacagaactCCTCATTCTAGTCACACCACAGCACCTAGGGTTAGTACACTTGGAGGGAGGGATGATTCCTCCTTAAAAATACTGACAGAGGCATGAAGAAGGCACCTGTCTCTCTTCAGACCCACATAAGCTCCAGGTGAAGTTCACAAGAGCAGCAATGTCAGAGGTGCCTCTTacacatttctctcttttcctgccCTAGCCTCCCCAGAGCACCAGAGAGGGAAGGACAAGGCAGAGCCAGGCAAAATATAAAGTTCTGCAGCCAGATTCTCCATCTTAGTGTATTTATTGACATGGTGTAGGATTAAGTGCAAAGTTtaatggggaggggggaggaagCAAAGCCCAGAAGAAATTGAAGCGATACATGGAATAAATAAACTCTACAACTACATATAGTTATGAAGTGGGTATGTATGTCAGCTCTCAGCACAAGCGAGATAGCTCTCGTGAAAACTTGTGCCCCGAGCTTCAGTCTGACTCACATCTTTATTCACAAAGGTATGCCATATGCAATACATTGCACAACTTCTATGCATATTTAACACCTGGCCCTGCCTGTTCTCACCCCCTATGGCAATCAGATCTACGCCCTTCTGGACATGCGTTGTTTGCTGTGGTGGTCGCACGGGGGTCTCTGGTGGTCTCTGAGGCTGAAGATTGTGGTCGTCTTCATGACTGAACTTTTGAACTTTTCTCCTTTGCACATGCACTTTTGGTCTCTTGGTGCTTATCTGAGTACGTCTGTCGGCCTTGATTAGcttggagacagaggagtcTTTTTATCTGGGCTCTTTGCATCTCTTGGTCTTCTCTGGTATTGTTCTTTATGCAAGAAACTTCAGAAATTGGCATTTTCTTATGCTTTTTGTACCATGGCAGAGGTTTCTTAAGTAAAAAGGTTAAAATTCAATACATAGTTCTACAGGCTAAACTTTAAATGCTTAATTCATATTACTAATTCAAGTGAACTCCAAAAATCTCTAtttcaaaatgaggaaaattacATACAAATAACTGATAATGGCATTAGAATCTGAGTAGGAAAGAAAGGTTGGCAGCTCcacacctctttttttttgtttctttgtttaaatACCAAGACAGTCGAGTGCCCTTTTGAAAGCAGATAAGCCTGGATATTTCTGTTAGGAGTTATAGAGAGCATGCCCTTAATAGTATTATTTTTCTAGACCCATTATCTGAGACTTGCTCTCATCaactgtcttggtttggaaagacaggtatctgctaaggaaggcaggagactccctcaaaatggaaaatgtaaaccccctccctccgaattgctgtaaattttaaatgaagGGGGCTCTtgggcaaaaaatatgggagcaggagtaacagttctttactagggaagaaaataaaaagataaaataaacaatgcaataatccaaaacaacactgacagaatcagaacacaacctgacaccctgttggtcagggtgttggtagcagtccaattggaattgtggctgcagtcctcctggagtgtcaggtatGGTTCcattggagcagggatcctgtagaaaggtgtagtcttcctctgaagatccagtggaaggggcagctgttcctctgggaaaatccagtggagaagcacTGCTGGTGTTTCAGAACCTcaagattatatctgggtagaatgcttggctcttccctctgggtggagcatgtcacaatgggatgctgtagttcttatcagtcatgcagtgacattcaatagcctgttatcagcagatgtctccccagagggaggagtgtttgtggaagagataaggaaaactgcccacttaacagaagacaactgccatacagatagCAAATGgaatacaatttgcttggcaatccaggacatcTACTTAAGGCAATCattgaagaatttaaaaatacaactcAGTCACTGCTTCAAAGGCTGGGTTTTGGCTGGTTTTTCCCCAAGGGAATACAAAGGTATCACTATCACAATGGCTCTTCCCATGGTAATTATCAGGAATATACTTCAGACACTGGAATCTGGGAAAAAAGGCTGTAAGTGTGACCATtgtgccttaaaaaaaaaataaccttcatAAGTATTGTTGCAGGGGCCCCCTGAGCAGGCAATGATGAGCCTTGACTCTATGAttgcagaaggctgaacaaaagCTTTATTAAcgtatactatattacactacatACGACACCAATACTATACTACTACTATactaaaaggaaaaacccaGCACCCTTGCTGGACAGTCCGATACACACGTGGCTCCGATTGGTCAAATGAAatcaaaacaccatcaccagagTCCTATTAAGAAACTACCTTTTGGTAAACactctccataacacattccacatgtgccaagcaacaggagcagcaaatagAGATAacaattgtttttcttctttctctgagctttctcacagacttcctcaggatttttcctgggaaagttgtgcctgctgctctctgtgaagagagctacCGCCACACATAAGATGGTCTCATGTCCCAGTGCACAGCCACTccatcacagccaggcaggagagTCTACCCAAGCAGAGCTATCCTCCAAGGTTctagcacagagcagctcagttaGAGGTGCTGGTTTACAtcagtgcttttttctttccctttgcaAATTAAAGGATATCTCTGCCTTGATTTGTAATCACAGAGA
Above is a genomic segment from Molothrus aeneus isolate 106 chromosome 32, BPBGC_Maene_1.0, whole genome shotgun sequence containing:
- the LOC136568402 gene encoding inositol 1,4,5-trisphosphate receptor-interacting protein-like 1, which translates into the protein MEVRAKLQEEEKIRLEREVEQLVLVKQGLLAWGDLLCSAWQHWQLWAPAGLLLLLLALWYMWRKGSLRREEQGEGHDGVDEEEVENVDAYEEDAGNEDEGDSDMEAEEDDSDDGHAEDVDNAAANEERDAANEVGNEAANAANVNDVGNQVEEYRDGADNFGRIIMERIQWPVWDLQEGRMWTRSLMEHFAIYFRRVLSNSFYPVLQGAIGVGSAFEGWSPREQDVVYQVLIPMTPPRGHSFHLELGTAGQRRLRNFRIRVQQECTCTSERQGENMLCFLHHPEEELRRHQDPSLLHSLCTGSYLDVEKTARWFYQLVRAIWPALRESHHWHLVLLPPRRSCQFKVTNGRESYRIEMLFGVRQGNSDVFVSSQPRQAHTSSTIWPESYAVAEMKFFRYIARRAPPDSLHLKCLQFFTRLQLGLGFSTYTIKTIVMHLLSILPVSQWRRRHFVRRLMDISESLRACVEMRRLNHFIVGNQRLPEGIRLPPEVLMARSCNLFHDLVMDPFAHSQAMSQYVDLHHWFKWILKNEQ